Part of the bacterium genome is shown below.
GCTTTAGATTTAAAATTTGAGCTAAACACGTACAATAATAGAATAAAGGTTGTAGCAGAATAATGATAGAGACAGCCTTCTTTATTATTTCACAACCATAGCCTTTGTGTCAGAGAATTTTCCAGCATTAAGCTTGTAGTAGTAAAGCCCAGATGATAGCCTTTCTCCTTGATTGTTCTTTAGGTCAAAGAATATTGCAAAGCCTTCCTTTGCCTTTGTGTATTGTCCTTTCTTTTTAAAGCCTACATCTATTGTTCTTACCTTTTGTCCCAAGATGTTATAGATTGAAAGGGAAACATAGTTGTCCTCTGCAAGCTTAAATGGAATCCAGGCTGAATTATTTGTTGGATTTGGGAATGATGGAAGAAGTATAGTATTTGGAATAATGGGTGCATCTATCTCTATGGGTTCTTCTTCTAC
Proteins encoded:
- a CDS encoding T9SS type A sorting domain-containing protein, which encodes NLNIVISDAKNSLCGEIHLTYDQTLLEPIENELQKGDWLPGDAYILKNKVENGKIDFAFGLMNPQTREEGILASLSFVIKKTGKTKLFFDFDNNANRNTMFIERTSTGDQLPDVEEEPIEIDAPIIPNTILLPSFPNPTNNSAWIPFKLAEDNYVSLSIYNILGQKVRTIDVGFKKKGQYTKAKEGFAIFFDLKNNQGERLSSGLYYYKLNAGKFSDTKAMVVK